One region of Synechococcus elongatus PCC 11801 genomic DNA includes:
- the menB gene encoding 1,4-dihydroxy-2-naphthoyl-CoA synthase, with product MFRGSGVAQVQWQSVREYEDIRYEKCAEGIAKITINRPHKRNAFRPKTVVELYDAFSDAREDTAIGVILLTGAGPHTDGRYAFCAGGDQSVRGAGGYIDEEGLPRLNVLDLQRLIRTIPKVVIALVAGYAIGGGHVLHILCDLTIAADNAIFGQTGPKVGSFDGGFGASYLARLVGQKKAREIWFLCRQYGATEALQMGLVNTVVPVEELEAEGIRWALEILEKSPIAIRCLKAAFNAELDGMAGIQELAGHATHLYYLTEEGSEGKQAFLEKRSPDFRSYPWLP from the coding sequence ATGTTCAGAGGAAGTGGCGTGGCGCAGGTTCAATGGCAATCGGTGCGCGAGTACGAAGACATTCGCTACGAGAAATGTGCGGAAGGCATTGCCAAGATCACGATCAATCGCCCCCACAAGCGCAATGCCTTTCGGCCCAAGACGGTTGTTGAGCTGTACGACGCCTTTTCCGACGCCCGCGAAGATACGGCGATCGGGGTGATCCTACTGACAGGGGCAGGCCCCCACACAGACGGACGCTATGCCTTTTGTGCCGGTGGTGATCAGTCGGTACGCGGCGCTGGTGGCTACATCGATGAGGAAGGCTTACCACGCCTCAATGTCCTCGATCTGCAACGCTTAATCCGCACGATTCCCAAGGTGGTGATCGCGCTGGTGGCGGGTTATGCGATCGGGGGCGGTCATGTTCTGCATATCCTCTGTGACCTAACGATCGCGGCCGATAACGCTATCTTTGGCCAAACCGGCCCGAAGGTGGGCAGTTTTGATGGCGGCTTTGGTGCAAGCTACCTTGCCCGTTTAGTTGGCCAGAAAAAAGCGCGGGAAATTTGGTTCCTCTGCCGCCAGTACGGCGCCACCGAAGCGCTGCAAATGGGCTTGGTCAATACTGTGGTTCCTGTTGAGGAACTGGAAGCGGAAGGCATTCGCTGGGCGCTGGAGATTCTAGAGAAAAGCCCGATCGCGATTCGCTGTCTCAAAGCTGCTTTTAATGCTGAGCTGGACGGCATGGCCGGCATTCAAGAACTGGCAGGCCATGCAACACACCTCTACTACCTGACGGAAGAGGGCAGTGAGGGCAAACAGGCTTTCCTTGAGAAGCGATCGCCTGACTTCCGCTCCTACCCTTGGCTGCCCTAG
- a CDS encoding peptidoglycan DD-metalloendopeptidase family protein, which yields MDRECAVPKPETVEAPLATAASAAWSSGGRKRTLAMVGLALTVAGTESLLLRQSAAIAATNSALPQLFDNEAESPARTLSAQETHRVQPGETLWSIARSHGLTVAQLLSYNQLAEGSVLRIDQVLRLQPATADPVPTATTAPIVQDPVQQHLLALAGDSRMPAPAADERSVEPISSLPPQAAPILPRSAATNVPVIRPQPLTSTTVAIRPLSPVPEPATGSQDYTVKSGDSLSRIAAQFGLSLQDLLQANRLNNPNLIFVGQRLTIPQAGQPTLAATTLPPLLRQRVTEETSSQIAANLSSGLDAELTIESLSSPPPSNLNRLDITAASSFPSQGLSSLRSLSPVVSPAPALKPQQPEPEKVAVAPLGSETYEPLLASLLKTAVAPELPSLNSDELLPGGSDRFAGYIWPARGILSSGYGWRWGRMHRGIDIAGPVGTPIVAAAAGVVVTAGWNSGGYGNLVEIQHPNGSLTLYAHNNRILVRPGERVQQGQIVAEMGSTGRSTGPHLHFEVHPRGNGAVNPIAYLPAR from the coding sequence ATGGATCGGGAGTGTGCGGTTCCGAAACCGGAAACTGTTGAAGCGCCTCTTGCTACAGCCGCCAGTGCTGCTTGGAGCAGCGGTGGTCGCAAAAGAACTCTCGCTATGGTGGGCCTAGCCCTCACGGTTGCTGGCACTGAATCGCTACTTCTCCGTCAGTCGGCAGCTATTGCCGCAACGAATAGTGCCCTTCCCCAACTTTTCGATAACGAAGCCGAATCACCGGCTAGAACACTTTCTGCTCAAGAAACTCATCGTGTTCAGCCTGGAGAAACCCTCTGGTCGATCGCGCGATCGCATGGACTGACTGTTGCTCAGTTGCTGTCCTACAACCAACTCGCGGAAGGCAGTGTTCTGCGCATCGATCAAGTGCTGAGATTGCAGCCAGCCACTGCTGATCCCGTTCCGACAGCCACCACTGCCCCGATTGTCCAGGATCCGGTTCAACAGCACCTCTTGGCTCTGGCTGGAGATAGCCGGATGCCAGCGCCCGCTGCAGATGAGCGCTCGGTTGAACCGATTTCTAGCCTGCCGCCGCAAGCTGCACCGATTCTGCCTCGGTCGGCAGCGACGAACGTTCCAGTGATTCGTCCGCAACCCTTAACCTCAACGACGGTTGCAATTCGCCCCCTCAGCCCTGTACCGGAACCAGCCACAGGCTCGCAAGATTACACGGTGAAGTCCGGCGATTCTCTCAGTCGGATTGCTGCTCAATTTGGACTCAGTTTGCAAGACCTCTTGCAGGCCAACCGTCTCAATAACCCCAATCTCATTTTCGTGGGTCAACGCCTGACCATTCCTCAGGCGGGTCAACCCACCTTGGCAGCCACGACGTTGCCCCCCCTGCTCCGGCAACGGGTCACTGAAGAAACCTCAAGTCAGATTGCAGCCAATCTCAGCTCTGGTCTGGATGCTGAATTGACGATTGAGAGCCTGTCGTCACCGCCACCGAGTAATCTAAATCGACTGGATATCACTGCCGCTAGCTCCTTCCCGAGCCAAGGTCTGTCATCGCTGCGATCGCTTTCGCCCGTGGTCTCGCCGGCTCCTGCCCTCAAACCTCAGCAGCCGGAGCCTGAAAAAGTAGCCGTTGCTCCGTTGGGTTCAGAAACTTACGAGCCGTTACTGGCATCGCTGCTGAAGACTGCTGTTGCCCCCGAGCTGCCCAGTCTCAACTCCGATGAGCTACTGCCGGGTGGTAGCGATCGCTTTGCGGGATACATCTGGCCGGCACGGGGTATTCTCTCCTCTGGCTATGGCTGGCGTTGGGGCCGTATGCACCGCGGTATCGACATTGCGGGGCCGGTGGGCACGCCGATTGTGGCTGCTGCTGCTGGTGTGGTAGTCACCGCTGGTTGGAACTCAGGTGGCTATGGCAACTTGGTGGAAATTCAACACCCCAATGGCAGCCTGACGCTCTATGCGCACAACAATCGCATTCTGGTGCGTCCGGGTGAGCGGGTTCAGCAGGGTCAAATCGTGGCGGAAATGGGCAGCACCGGTCGGAGTACCGGCCCTCACTTGCATTTTGAGGTGCACCCCCGTGGTAATGGCGCTGTCAACCCGATCGCCTATCTCCCTGCTCGTTAG